From Pseudomonas sp. stari2:
CGTTGCCGGGGTAGGCGTCGAGGGCGCGCAGGGTCCAGAACTGGTGCGCCGGGATTTCATCGAGGTGTTGCAGCGGTTCGCGGCCGAGGGTGAACAGGGGGCGGCGGAAGGGGGCGAGGGCGGCGATCAGTTCCGCCCAGTCGGCGACTTCACGCCAGTCATCGCCCGGTTGTGGTTGCCACGCGGGGCGGCGCAGGGCCCAGCAGGGGATGCCGGTGTGTTGCGCAGCGGTGGCGGCGTTGTGGCTGATTTGTGCGGCGTACGGATGGGTCGCGTCGAGCAGCAGATCGATGCCTTCATCGCGAATGAACTGCGCCAGACCTTCGGCACCACCATAGCCGCCGACGCGCACCTGACACGTCAGATCAGTCGGCACCCGGCCCACTCCGGCCAGGCTGTAAATGTGTTCCGGCCCCAAAGTGCGCGCGATGGCCAACGCTTCAGTCACGCCGCCCAGCAACAAGATCCGTTTCATACAAAAGCTCCCGCGCGGCCAACAATGCCGCCCTGACGGTCGATCGCAAACACCTCGACCTGCACCTGTGCCGGGACCACGCTGCGGGCGAATTCCAGTGCATGGCGGCAAACTTCATCGCCCAGCGCAACACCCGCCGCACTGGCCATCGCCAACGCCTGCTGACTGGTGTTCGCCCCGCGAATGGATTGCTGCAAAGTGTCGTCAGCGCCAATCGCCGCCGCCCAGTCGGCCAGTTGCGGCAGGTCGATGCTCGAATGTCGTGAGTGCAGATCCATGTGCCCGGCCGCCAGTTTGCTGATCTTGCCGAAGCCGCCGCACAGACTGAGTTTATCCACAGGCACCTTGCGCAGGTGCTTGAGCACGGCGCCGACGAAATCGCCCATTTCGATCAGGGCGATTTCCGGCAGGTCGTAGACCCGACGCATAGTGTCTTCGCTGGCGTTGCCGGTGCAGGCGGCGATGTGCAGGTAGCCGTTGGTTTTCGCCACGTCGATGCCTTGATGGATCGAGGCGATGTACGCCGCGCAGGAAAACGGCCGGACGATGCCGCTGGTGCCAAGGATCGACAGGCCGCCGAGAATGCCCAGGCGCGGGTTCATGGTCTTCAGCGCCAAGGCTTCGCCGCCCTCGACATTGACCGTCACCTCGAAGCCGCCGCGATAGCCGGTTTCTTCGGCGAGCAGCGTCAGGTGATCGCTGATCATCTTGCGCGGCACCGGATTGATCGCCGGTTCGCCGACGCCCAGCACCAGCCCCGGGCGGGTGACGGTGCCCACGCCTTTGCCGGCAATGAAGCGAATCCCCGGCTCGGCCATCAGTTGCACGCGGGAATAGAGCAGGGCGCCGTGAGTAACGTCCGGGTCGTCGCCGGCATCTTTGATCGTTCCCGCTTCGGCGCCGTCATCGGTCAGCCGACAGAACTCCAGGCGCATCTGCACCTGCTTGCCCTTGGGCAACACGATCTGCACGGCGTCCGCCACCACTCCGCCGAGCAGCAGGCGCGCGGCGGCGAGGCTGGTGGCCGTGGCGCAGCTGCCGGTGGTCAGGCCGCTGCGCAGGGGCGCGGGTTGTTCGGCGGTTTCGTCACGCATCGAGGGGTTTGACCAGATCGAGCAGGGTGATCGGCAAGGCCTGGCGCCAGGTGTCGAACTCGCCCAGGGGCTGCGCCTGGGCGATGTGGATGCGGGTCAGTTCGCCGCCGTGGCGTTCGCGCCAGCTCATCAAGGTCATTTCGCTTTGCAGGGTCACCGCGTTGGCGACCAATCGGCCACCGGGTTTGAGTTGTTCCCAGCAGGTTTCCAGCACGCCTTCGCGGGTCACGCCGCCGCCGATGAAAATCGCGTCCGGGCGTTCCAGTCCGGCGAGGGCTTGCGGTGCGCGGCCGCGAATCAGCTGCAGGCCGGGAACACCCAGCGCATCGCGGTTGTGTTCGATCAACTGCTGGCGACCGTCATCGGCCTCGATGGCCAGAGCGCGGCAGCTCGGGTGAGCGCGCATCCACTCGATGCCGATCGAGCCGCTGCCCGCACCGACGTCCCACAGTAGTTCGCCCGGGGTCGGTGCGAGGCGGGCGAGGGTGATAGCGCGCACGTCGCGTTTGGTCAGTTGGCCGTCATGCCGGAAGGCAGAGTCCGGCAGGCCGGCGAGGCGCGACAGGCTCGGAGTGCCTGGATCCGCCAGACATTCGATGGCGACCACGTTGAGGTCGGCAATGACCGGGTCATTCCAGTCGTTGGCGGTGCCGTCGATCCGGCGCTCGGCGCTGCCGCCCAGATGTTCCAGGACGCTCAGGCGACTGGCGCCGAACCCGCGCTCGCGCAGCAATGCCGCAACGGCCGCCGGGCTTTGACCGTCGTTGCTCAGCAGCAACAGGCGCACGCCGCTAAACAGTTGTGCGTTGAGGGCCGCAAGCGGGCGAGCCACCAGCGATAGCACGCTGACGTCCTGCAACGGCCAGCCCAGTCGGGCCGCTGCCAGCGAGCAAGAGGACGGTGCCGGCAGAATCAGCATCTCGGCCCCCGGCACCTGCCGTGCCAGACTCGCGCCAACGCCGTAGAACATCGGATCACCGCTGGCCAGCACGCACACTGCTTCGCCATGGCGGTCAAGAACCGGAGCCAGCGAAAACGGGCTTGGCCACAACTGGCGCTCGCCACGGATGCACACCGGCAGCAGATCCAGCTGACGCTGACCGCCGACGATCCGCGAAGCGCTCAGCAGGGCGCGCCGGGCATTTTTGCCAAGACCTTTGAAACCGTCTTCAGCAATGCCTACAACCGTCAGCCAAGGGGTCATGCGGATCCTCATCATGGGTTTTTCGTGGATGGGCGACATGATAACGCGGCTGTCTCGAACTGGCTGCCTTGCATTTTTACGAGGCTCGGACATCAAGTGTCGAAGTTGTTATTTGTTGAGAGGGTTTGTTTGTTGTTAGTTTCGGTGTTCTTCCTGTTTTTCAGGTTGCGTTTGATGTTGTCATTTATTTTTATGATGTGAGGGTTTAAATGTGAGTGTGTACTTGGAGGCGGGGCGGCTATGGAGCAGTTTATGGAAGTGAGTAGTTCCAGTGTCGTGGAAAGCAACTTGTTGGCTTTTTTCTCTGGAGTGAGTCATCAAGAAAAGCAATACATCAAGGACAGCATGCGATGGGCGGAGTATCAGGCGGATCTACGTCATGACAGACAACGTCGTCCGGTCGACTGGTTTGAATTTTATTCGGGAACACTCTGGTCCGTAGGCTGGGAATTGCAAGGTGCACCAGTAATTGTCGTGGAAAATAACTTTTCCGGGAATGTTCTCGATATCTGGGCGAAATCTATGTCGACGCTGCTGAGCAGGGGAAAAATCAGTCAGATGAGAGAGACCTTCAAGCTGCTCGAAACTCATCCTGAAGGGCTGGATCTGCTCACTCAAAGTACTAGGAAGTTGGGCGACTTTAGCTTTTCTCCTGCCTTTTATAATTCCAGTCAGGAACTGGAAATGGTCATCAGCAATGTGCGCATGCTGAGCAATAACTGGGGCTCCAGGTACCTGTTCTGGGAGGTAGACCATTCAATGTCCAAGCTTGATATTCAATCCAGACGGTTAGTGGTCACTTCAAAAAAAAATGGACCAGCATCGATCTGGCCTGAGTGACGCGGTAAAAGAGATGAGGAGGAAGGAAATCGAGTTGATGAGGTGATAGTGCGCTCTTGTTTTTCGGTGTTGTTTGAAATGTCTAGAATGCTATGGAGTTTGATAAATTTTTTTTGGCTTGTTAGTTTTTGATTACGCCATGAGGGCGTAATTGGTTTAATTAAAGGAATGGATGTTGTGAACGAATTTACCAAGCAGGTAGTTGCCGCGGAGCAACGTGTAGCTCTGATTCAAGAGTGTAATGATTTTATCGCCGCGCGGCCTGTTCCGCGTGCAATGAAGTTTTCCGCTGGCGCGACACTCCCGGTCGACAAGGATGAACTTAACGCGGCCATTATGGGGACAGGCATTGCCGGTTTTGACGAAAGTATGTCCAAGCGCAGCAAGCGCATTGTTAAAAATACGTATATGTACGCCGATCTGGTGTCCTTGCTCAAATACCCTTCCGCCAGCCAGAAGGAACAGCGTTACAACGAATTCATGCGACTGATGAAACTGTCGGGCTGGTTTGCCTTCAGTCAGCCTTACAATCGTTACAAGGCCACCTCCACGAAACTGACCATGGACAACATTGCGCTGAGCATCATCAATACCGCGCTGACAGCGGCGGTGGGTCAGGGTGCAGCCGTCTTGAAAGTACTCAAGGACGTGGCAGACACCACCATGGACGCACTGAAAGATGTCCCGCAAGCGCTGACAGTTTTTGAACGCAACACCAAGAAAGCGGAAGGCGGCAACTTCTGCATGTCGAGTGCTCTGGAGGACAAGGACGGTACGATCACCATGGCAATCGCGGCCGTGCAGTACATGGCTGCGGCGCAACCGACCAAGGTACTGTTTGTCGAGTGGACTGCATCCAGTGTCGACATCTATAACGGCTCCGCCATCATGACTATGGACGAAGAAGACTACCTGTCGGTCGAGCCACTGATCGTCAAGGCACTGACCGCGGAGCGTGAAAAAGCGCTCAGCTATGAGTTTGGCGCCGCCTGATATTCATTGAAGCCAGAGGCATGGGCCTCTGGCTTTTTATAAGGAGTAATCAATGAATACAGATGTCGGTGTTAAAACGTTCATATGTGCCGGTACTGTGGTTCTGGTCGCAGATGAGTTGCTGGAGTCGGACCGGTGCGACGGTTTGGATGCGCTGCTTTATGCTCAATTGGTCGCCTCGCACAAATGTCCTGATCTCACCCAGGTCGACTCATGGAATCAGGCCAACAAGACCGCACTGAGAGTAACGGGTGCAATGTTGCTGGATAACCCGCACGCCAGCCTGCCTGTGCCGATGCCGGGCAGTTTTACCCTTGCCGAATTGATCCGTCGAATCTTTCACCAGTGGGGTCCTGCTGCGACCGACGAGGTCGTGGGTTCAAGCCTCACGTTGCTGTCGATGCAGGCATCGAGCGGGCACGCAATGGAGGTGTTGCTCCAGCACTCCCTGCATGAGGGCAAATGGGTGCGGTTCGGCTTCAGCCTTCTGTCTCGGGACCTGAGTGTGTCGACGGTGTTCATCGCGTTCGAAGTCGATGAGGTCATTGAAGGCAATCTTTTGTGCCACCGATTCAATACCGCGAACGTGCTGGGTAACGTATCCATCGATGGCTACAAGGCGCTGATTGATCCCGAAGACTACGTCTTTTCCCGGGACAAAGTGATTGCGCTATTGGGCGACCGGCGGCAAGAGCAGATCATCGCATTGGCTTGAGCACTGACGAGGGGCGATCGGTTGTCCGACGGGCAGACTTTTCATGCTGTCAGGCAAAGCAGGCATAATGGCGACCTTTCGCCCACCAGAGCGCTGCCTGTCAGCCGGTCATCCCTTGAACGAACGTACGATGTCCACTGCCATACGCCCCTCGGCTTGCCCGGGGTTGCTGCGTATTGTCCAGGCGCTGGATGGTGGTATCTGCCGGATCAAGCTCGATGGCGGTTCGATCAGGGCCGATCAGGCCGATGCGGTGGCCGATGCCGCCGAGCGGTTTGCCGGCGGGGCGATCGAGGCGACCAACCGGGGCAATCTGCAGATTCGCGGCATCGGCGACCAGGCCGCCGCACTGATCGAAAGCCTGCTGGCTGCCGGACTTGGGCCGCGAACCGCAGCGGGCGACGATGTGCGCAACCTGATGCTCAGCCCGGCTGCCGGTATCGATCGGCAGATGCGCTTTGATACCCGTCCATTGGCCGGGCACATCCTCGAGACCCTGCAAAGCCATTCGCGTTTCCATGAGCTGAGCGCCAAATTCGCCGTGCAACTGGATGGCGGTGAAGCACTGTCGATGCTCGAACATCCCCATGACCTTTGGTTGTCGGCATTCGATGATTGCGGCGATACGCTGCTGGCGTTCGGCCTGGCGGGTTGTCCGACGGATCGACCGCTGGCTGCCGTGGCGCTGGCGGACGGATATGCGCTGGTGGTGGCGGTGCTGGAGCTGTTCCTCGATCTGGCCCGGCCGGAGCAGACGCGGATGCGCCATCTGCTGGATGAATGTCCGGCGCCGGTGTTCCTGGAAAAGCTCGGTCAGCGAATCAGCCTGAAAGCCGTCGGAGAGTGGCAATGCGAAGCCGGACCGGAAGGTTTGCACATCGGGATCCATCCTCAGCAATCGGCCGGTCAGGTCTATGTCGGTGCCGCACCGGCGCTCGGCCGCCTCGATCCGGGCATACTGCGTGGCGCCGCACAACTGGCCAGAACCTTCGGCGACGGCAGCCTGCGCTTCACCCCTTGGCAGAGTCTGTTGTTGCCCGATGTGCGGGAAGCCGATGCGGTTCAAGTGCTCGACGAGTTGGGCAAGCTGAACCTGCTGACCCATTTCGAAGATCCTTTAGCACACCTGATCGCCTGCACCGGCTCCAATGGCTGCGGTAAAGGCTTGGCCGATACCAAACACGATGCCCGCCTTCTGGCTACGCTGTTGCCACACGCCGTGGATGTGCACCTGTCCGGCTGCTCGCGTTCCTGCGCCGCCGCACACCGGGCTGCCGTGACTCTGCTGGCGGTCGGCCCCGGTCACTACGATCTCTATTTTCGCGATGCAGCGCTGCCCGGTTTCGGCGCGCTGCACGCTCACAACCTTACTATCGAAGCGGCCGCGACCCTGCTCGCCGCCCGCTCACGGAGCCCCATTGATGCTTGATTACATCCGCGACGGTCAGGAGATCTATCGCAACTCCTTCGCGATCATTCGCAGCGAGGCCAACCTGGCCCGTATCCCGGCCGACCTGGAAAAACTCGCCGTGCGGGTGATCCACGCCTGCGGCATGGTCGAGGCCATCGACGGGCTGCAATTCTCCGAAGGCGCGGGCAAGGCCGGGCGCGATGCGCTGGCCGCTGGCGCGCCGATCCTGTGCGATGCGCGGATGGTCTCCGAAGGCGTGACCCGTGCGCGCCTGCCGGCCAACAACGAGGTGATCTGCACCCTGCGCGACGACGGCGTGCCGGAGCTTGCGCGTGAGCTGGGCAACACTCGCTCGGCAGCGGCGCTGGAGTTGTGGCGTCCGCATCTGGAAGGCAGTGTGGTGGTGATCGGCAACGCGCCGACCGCGCTGTTCTATCTGCTGGAAATGCTCGACGCCGGCGCTCCGAAACCGGCGCTGATCCTCGGCTTCCCGGTGGGCTTCGTCGGCGCTGCCGAATCCAAGGCCGAGCTGGCTG
This genomic window contains:
- a CDS encoding cobalt-precorrin-6A reductase — protein: MKRILLLGGVTEALAIARTLGPEHIYSLAGVGRVPTDLTCQVRVGGYGGAEGLAQFIRDEGIDLLLDATHPYAAQISHNAATAAQHTGIPCWALRRPAWQPQPGDDWREVADWAELIAALAPFRRPLFTLGREPLQHLDEIPAHQFWTLRALDAYPGNERCEVIGARGPFLLEDERALFERRQIDVLISKNSGSTATEPKLDVARELGIPVMVLKRPELAGVDREFGTVADVISALEKRDRG
- the cobG gene encoding precorrin-3B synthase, with translation MSTAIRPSACPGLLRIVQALDGGICRIKLDGGSIRADQADAVADAAERFAGGAIEATNRGNLQIRGIGDQAAALIESLLAAGLGPRTAAGDDVRNLMLSPAAGIDRQMRFDTRPLAGHILETLQSHSRFHELSAKFAVQLDGGEALSMLEHPHDLWLSAFDDCGDTLLAFGLAGCPTDRPLAAVALADGYALVVAVLELFLDLARPEQTRMRHLLDECPAPVFLEKLGQRISLKAVGEWQCEAGPEGLHIGIHPQQSAGQVYVGAAPALGRLDPGILRGAAQLARTFGDGSLRFTPWQSLLLPDVREADAVQVLDELGKLNLLTHFEDPLAHLIACTGSNGCGKGLADTKHDARLLATLLPHAVDVHLSGCSRSCAAAHRAAVTLLAVGPGHYDLYFRDAALPGFGALHAHNLTIEAAATLLAARSRSPIDA
- the cbiE gene encoding precorrin-6y C5,15-methyltransferase (decarboxylating) subunit CbiE — its product is MTPWLTVVGIAEDGFKGLGKNARRALLSASRIVGGQRQLDLLPVCIRGERQLWPSPFSLAPVLDRHGEAVCVLASGDPMFYGVGASLARQVPGAEMLILPAPSSCSLAAARLGWPLQDVSVLSLVARPLAALNAQLFSGVRLLLLSNDGQSPAAVAALLRERGFGASRLSVLEHLGGSAERRIDGTANDWNDPVIADLNVVAIECLADPGTPSLSRLAGLPDSAFRHDGQLTKRDVRAITLARLAPTPGELLWDVGAGSGSIGIEWMRAHPSCRALAIEADDGRQQLIEHNRDALGVPGLQLIRGRAPQALAGLERPDAIFIGGGVTREGVLETCWEQLKPGGRLVANAVTLQSEMTLMSWRERHGGELTRIHIAQAQPLGEFDTWRQALPITLLDLVKPLDA
- a CDS encoding precorrin-8X methylmutase, whose translation is MLDYIRDGQEIYRNSFAIIRSEANLARIPADLEKLAVRVIHACGMVEAIDGLQFSEGAGKAGRDALAAGAPILCDARMVSEGVTRARLPANNEVICTLRDDGVPELARELGNTRSAAALELWRPHLEGSVVVIGNAPTALFYLLEMLDAGAPKPALILGFPVGFVGAAESKAELAANSRGVPFVIMQGRLGGSAMAAAAVNALATEIE
- a CDS encoding cobalt-precorrin-5B (C(1))-methyltransferase; amino-acid sequence: MRDETAEQPAPLRSGLTTGSCATATSLAAARLLLGGVVADAVQIVLPKGKQVQMRLEFCRLTDDGAEAGTIKDAGDDPDVTHGALLYSRVQLMAEPGIRFIAGKGVGTVTRPGLVLGVGEPAINPVPRKMISDHLTLLAEETGYRGGFEVTVNVEGGEALALKTMNPRLGILGGLSILGTSGIVRPFSCAAYIASIHQGIDVAKTNGYLHIAACTGNASEDTMRRVYDLPEIALIEMGDFVGAVLKHLRKVPVDKLSLCGGFGKISKLAAGHMDLHSRHSSIDLPQLADWAAAIGADDTLQQSIRGANTSQQALAMASAAGVALGDEVCRHALEFARSVVPAQVQVEVFAIDRQGGIVGRAGAFV